The proteins below are encoded in one region of Leishmania mexicana MHOM/GT/2001/U1103 complete genome, chromosome 27:
- a CDS encoding putative histone H1, whose product MSSNSAAAALSAALTSPQKSPHSSPKKAAAKKAAAKKAGAKKKAGAKKPAKKAGAKKAAKRPAKKAAPKKAAKKAAKKPAKKAAKKPAKKTAKKTAKKSKK is encoded by the coding sequence ATGTCCTCTAattctgccgctgctgccctttccGCCGCCTTGACGTCGCCGCAGAAGTCTCCTCACTCGTCGCCCAAGAAGGCCGCTGCGAAGAAGGCGGCTGCGAAGAAGGCCGGGGCGAAGAAGAAGGCCGGCGCGAAGAAGCCCGCGAAGAAGGCCGGGGCGAAGAAGGCTGCGAAGAGGccggcgaagaaggccgcGCCGAAGAAGGCCGCGAAGAAGGCCGCGAAGAAGccggcgaagaaggccgcGAAGAAGCCGGCGAAGAAGACTGCCAAGAAGACCGCGAAGAAGTCGAAGAAGTAA